A part of Rhodamnia argentea isolate NSW1041297 chromosome 8, ASM2092103v1, whole genome shotgun sequence genomic DNA contains:
- the LOC115741157 gene encoding B2 protein yields the protein MESMHSFWQLGDELRGQSRVSEDHKWLMVASKLAEQTMCKSERMNNTDILKGPAEIRPRDKIGYQEDNKFESFNFNVLNLELKMAENVGKSCFRNGIYETNAACQKNNLNSIGSMASNKYSSNHFNKDASASAANGESCNAVDKRFKTLPASETLPRNEVLGGYIFVCNNDTMQEDLKRQLFGLPPRYRDSVRAITPGLPLFLYNYTTHQLHGIFEASSFGGSNIDPTAWEDKKCKGESRFPAQVRIRIRKLCKALEEDSFRPVLHHYDGPKFRLELSVPETLSLLDLCEQAGSAS from the exons ATGGAAAGCATGCATAGCTTTTGGCAGTTGGGTGATGAGCTACGTGGACAATCAAGAGTCTCGGAAGATCACAAGTGGCTAATGGTTGCTTCCAAGTTGGCTGAGCAGACAATGTGTAAGAGTGAACGCATGAATAACACTGACATTTTGAAGGGTCCAGCAGAAATTAGGCCGAGGGATAAGATCGGTTACCAGGAAGACAACAAATTTGAGAGCTTCAACTTTAACGTGTTGAACTTGGAGTTAAAGATGGCAGAAAATGTGGGCAAAAGTTGCTTCAGGAATGGTATTTATGAGACAAATGCAGCGTGCCAGAAAAACAATCTGAATAGTATTGGAAGCATGGCTTCAAACAAGTATAGCAGTAATCACTTTAACAAGGATGCTTCTGCCTCTGCTGCCAACGGTGAAAGTTGCAATGCGGTAGacaaaaggttcaagactcTTCCTGCATCAGAAACTCTCcctagaaatgaagtgcttggAGGATACATATTCGTGTGTAACAATGACACTATGCAGGAGGACCTGAAGCGTCAGCTATTTG GTTTACCACCAAGATACAGAGATTCTGTCCGGGCAATAACGCCAGGCTTACCTCTGTTTCTCTATAATTATACTACTCATCAGTTGCATGGTATTTTCGAG GCATCAAGCTTTGGAGGTTCTAATATTGACCCTACTGCGTGGGAGGATAAGAAATGTAAAGGTGAATCAAGGTTTCCTGCTCAG GTGAGGATTCGCATTAGGAAACTCTGCAAAGCGTTGGAGGAAGATTCATTTAGGCCAGTCTTGCATCACTATGATGGTCCCAAGTTTCGTCTCGAGCTCTCAGTTCCAGAG ACCCTCAGCTTGCTAGACCTGTGCGAACAAGCAGGATCTGCATCGTGA